One Methylophaga marina DNA window includes the following coding sequences:
- a CDS encoding DUF2059 domain-containing protein, with protein MKFIQICTLALLLASTQITLADTESEKEAAKLMDAVGMQSALEQSMQQMLDVQINNNPSLSPFRSVMKEFFSKYMSYESLKPDIIRIYADAFTAQELTDIREFYGSKTGQKAIKLMPQLMRQGGEIGAKRVQAHIGELESMIKAEAERLKKEAK; from the coding sequence ATGAAATTTATACAAATATGCACATTGGCCTTATTGTTAGCCAGCACACAGATAACGCTTGCTGATACCGAGTCAGAAAAAGAAGCGGCGAAACTAATGGATGCCGTTGGTATGCAGTCGGCACTTGAGCAGTCAATGCAGCAAATGTTAGATGTGCAAATCAATAATAACCCTTCCTTGTCGCCATTTCGCTCTGTCATGAAGGAATTTTTCAGTAAATATATGAGTTATGAAAGCTTAAAACCGGACATTATTCGTATCTATGCCGATGCTTTTACTGCACAGGAATTAACAGATATTCGTGAGTTTTATGGCAGTAAAACCGGACAAAAAGCGATTAAATTGATGCCTCAACTTATGCGTCAGGGCGGAGAAATTGGTGCTAAGCGCGTTCAGGCGCATATTGGTGAACTTGAATCGATGATTAAAGCGGAAGCTGAGCGCCTCAAAAAAGAAGCGAAGTAG
- a CDS encoding NUDIX hydrolase N-terminal domain-containing protein has protein sequence MEDIWLQAVKRIHAIAETGREFSHNEYDLERYRDISGLAQQLLASLANTPLLPLKIYSALMWMMAVTLRPKLMCEVWFSKRNKSYS, from the coding sequence ATGGAAGATATCTGGCTACAAGCTGTAAAACGTATACATGCCATTGCCGAGACAGGCCGTGAGTTTAGTCATAACGAATATGACCTGGAACGTTATCGGGATATTTCAGGCTTAGCTCAGCAATTGCTTGCTTCATTAGCCAATACCCCCTTGCTGCCATTGAAAATTTATTCCGCCCTGATGTGGATGATGGCGGTTACATTACGCCCAAAATTGATGTGCGAGGTGTGGTTTTCAAAGAGAAACAAGTCTTACTCGTGA
- a CDS encoding NUDIX domain-containing protein, with protein MVFKEKQVLLVKEKMDGLWSLPGGYADLGLSAAENTEKEVYEEAGILVKASHLYAVRHKAKGDYKPDIRDFYKLFFLCEAMPEQEIKAGMETDDVGYFAIDDLPPLSQGRVIVSDIEHAWEFLCDPSRPTLFD; from the coding sequence GTGGTTTTCAAAGAGAAACAAGTCTTACTCGTGAAAGAGAAAATGGATGGTTTGTGGAGTTTACCTGGTGGTTATGCCGACTTGGGATTATCAGCGGCAGAAAATACTGAAAAAGAAGTGTATGAAGAAGCGGGTATTTTGGTCAAAGCCTCACATTTATATGCAGTAAGACATAAAGCAAAAGGTGACTATAAGCCAGATATTCGGGATTTCTATAAGCTCTTTTTCTTGTGTGAGGCTATGCCAGAACAGGAGATCAAAGCAGGAATGGAAACGGATGATGTCGGCTATTTTGCTATCGATGATCTCCCACCCTTATCTCAAGGCAGGGTGATTGTCTCAGATATCGAACATGCCTGGGAGTTTCTATGTGACCCTTCAAGACCGACTTTGTTTGATTAA
- a CDS encoding DUF3861 family protein — MNKPMKVMLQPNINDQATIYSLSPLSFHIDNQDELLQMAASLQKRGDFNTESATSLASALTLLNDAVTERKHEAIFSDFRPFLTHFIDLLKHASEPDVRSHYG; from the coding sequence ATGAATAAACCAATGAAAGTCATGCTGCAGCCGAACATAAATGATCAAGCGACTATTTATAGTCTTTCACCACTGTCTTTTCACATTGATAATCAGGATGAGTTATTACAGATGGCAGCGTCTCTGCAAAAGAGAGGGGATTTCAATACCGAATCTGCTACCTCCTTGGCCTCAGCATTAACGCTCTTGAATGATGCTGTCACAGAAAGGAAACACGAAGCTATCTTCTCTGATTTCCGACCATTTCTCACCCACTTTATCGATTTGCTCAAACACGCTTCTGAACCTGATGTCCGTAGCCACTACGGTTAG